Proteins from a single region of Vicia villosa cultivar HV-30 ecotype Madison, WI unplaced genomic scaffold, Vvil1.0 ctg.002471F_1_1, whole genome shotgun sequence:
- the LOC131638892 gene encoding uncharacterized protein LOC131638892 yields the protein MDWDWDVDYLSYMQIEDMIKAQGYCNIKCVWYLNPNLSFSRGLRSLNNDSDVLRFVEDVRGFKVVDIYVEHKVEENVEEVNVEEVNVEEDVNVEVEVNNEEVEVNNEEAANPEQNVDVEVDNEQENVEDVNEDEEENVDNEEDVNEEENVEDANEEENVEDANEEENVEDANEDSESDPDYKMSSEEDEDDDEVVFDELDLGTDAGIDWTTILPTVPTQNSSRIDVTSDNDSCDSEVLRTPPDSDAEDAIKEYPTFKKDTKFELGMMFKDKDQIKDAIKEFALEKNKSFVIKKNDKRRVVVKCIEGCPFHIRFSKRSTNQFWQVVSFVDQHTCHRTSKNRQATTQWLARKFVDTLRHTPEMKSKGLVAEGLQRWGVKLSNHQAYRAKRKAIELIQGPVFERIYVCLEACKAAFATTCRPLIGLDACFLKGEYGGQLIGVVGKDGNNKIYPVAYAVVEAETKDSWQWFLKLLLDDLNSVQEMDYGFISDQQKGLVSAILETSQNVEHRLCVKHLYGNWRKKYPGIIMKEALWRAARATTIPGWQR from the exons ATGGATTGGGACTGGGATGTGGACTACCTGTCCTATATGCAAATCGAAGATATGATCAAAGCTCAAGGGTATTGTAACATAAAGTGTGTGTGGTATTTGAATCCAAACTTGTCATTTTCCCGTGGACTTAGGTCGTTGAACAATGATAGCGACGTGTTAAGGTTTGTGGAAGACGTTAGAGGATTTAAAGTCGTTGACATTTACGTTGAGCACAAGGTTGAAGAAAATGTGGAGGAAGTAAATGTGGAGGAAGTAAATGTGGAGGAGGATGTAAATGTGGAGGTTGAGGTTAATAATGAGGAGGTGGAGGTTAATAATGAGGAGGCTGCAAATCCCGAGCAAAATGTGGATGTGGAAGTTGATAATGAACAGGAAAATGTGGAGGATGtaaatgaagatgaagaggaaaATGTGGATAATGAGGAGGATGTAAATGAAGAGGAAAATGTGGAGGATGCAAATGAGGAGGAAAATGTGGAGGATGCAAATGAGGAGGAAAATGTGGAGGATGCAAATGAAGATAGTGAATCTGATCCCGATTATAAAATGAGCAgtgaggaagatgaggatgatgatgaagttGTTTTTGATGAGTTGGATTTAGGTACTGATGCTGGAATTGATTGGACCACAATTCTCCCTACGGTTCCAACACAAAACTCTTCAAGGATCGATGTCACTTCTGATAATGACAGTTGTGATTCAGAAGTACTTCGTACTCCACCGGATAGTGATGCCGAAGATGCGATAAAGGAGTATCCAACTTTTAAGAAAGATACAAAATTTGAATTAGGGATGATGTTCAAGGATAAAGATCAAATCAAAGATGCCATCAAGGAGTTTGCATTGGAGAAAAACAAGAGTTTTGTGATCAAGAAAAATGACAAGAGGAGAGTTGTTGTCAAATGTATTGAAGGATGTCCATTTCATATTAGGTTTAGCAAGAGGTCTACCAACCAATTTTGGCAAGTTGTTAGCTTCGTTGATCAACATACTTGTCATAGGACATCCAAGAATAGACAAGCGACAACACAATGGTTAGCTCGCAAATTTGTGGATACTTTAAGGCACACTCCTGAAATGAAAAGTAAAGGCCTGGTTGCAGAAGGTCTTCAAAGGTGGGGGGTAAAGTTGTCAAACCATCAAGCATATAGAGCCAAGAGGAAGGCAATAGAATTGATTCAAG GTCCTGTATTTGAAAGAATATACGTATGCTTAGAAGCTTGTAAGGCAGCGTTTGCAACTACGTGTAGACCTTTAATTGGATTGGATGCCTGTTTTCTAAAAGGGGAATATGGAGGTCAGTTAATAGGTGTTGTTGGTAAGGATGGAAATAACAAGATTTATCCAGTTGCTTATGCCGTCGTCGAAGCTGAAACGAAGGACTCTTGGCAATGGTTTCTGAAGCTATTACTTGACGACTTAAATTCCGTGCAAGAAATGGATTATGGATTTATATCTGATCAACAGAAG GGTTTGGTATCGGCTATTCTAGAGACAAGCCAAAATGTTGAACATCGACTGTGTGTTAAACACTTATATGGCAATTGGAGGAAGAAATATCCTGGGATAATAATGAAGGAAGCACTATGGAGGGCAGCTCGGGCCACAACAATACCTGGATGGCAAAGATAA
- the LOC131638893 gene encoding uncharacterized protein LOC131638893 translates to MALRNASSMTNSPSHTNQRMCMCSPTNHPGSFRCSKHKKSPRVVVVVPTSSTSSKPDNHNLDRSPIAISAKAKYSLKAIVLQIIKDHSKNDLYMSEPFQTKPTPTCMCSPTNHPGSFRCSKHKKSPSVVVTPPLSSSTSSKSDYPNLDRSWMTISLKENISLKAFRLQIIKHQSKHYLHRRKIFQPKPTRFSVMNRIAVS, encoded by the coding sequence ATGGCCTTAAGAAATGCTTCTTCCATGACAAACTCTCCTTCCCACACAAACCAACGCATGTGCATGTGCTCGCCCACCAATCATCCTGGCTCGTTCAGGTGTAGCAAGCACAAGAAGTCTCCGCGTGTTGTGGTGGTTGTGCCGACATCTTCTACCTCTTCCAAGCCGGATAATCATAATTTGGATCGCTCGCCGATAGCCATATCTGCCAAGGCAAAATACTCGTTGAAGGCAATTGTCCTCCAAATAATTAAGGATCATTCTAAAAATGATCTTTATATGTCGGAGCCATTCCAAACAAAGCCTACTCCAACGTGCATGTGCTCGCCGACCAATCATCCTGGCTCGTTCCGGTGTAGCAAGCACAAGAAGTCGCCGAGTGTTGTGGTGACACCGCCATTATCTTCTTCTACCTCTTCCAAGTCGGATTATCCTAATTTGGATCGCTCGTGGATGACCATATCCCTCAAGGAGAATATCTCGTTAAAGGCATTTCGACTCCAAATAATTAAGCATCAATCTAAACATTATCTTCATAGGAGGAAGATATTCCAACCAAAACCTACTCGCTTTTCGGTAATGAACCGCATTGCAGTTTCTTGA